A single region of the Corallococcus macrosporus genome encodes:
- a CDS encoding SDR family oxidoreductase, with the protein MEVIRAGKGPMRIAVTGANGDYGKLLLPRLEADPDVESILVLDTKEPQGTSKVEFHRVDLTRYDAEGELTDALTERPVDALFHLAFLFGPILNGPLAHELEVIGTMNVLTAVGRARLPRLVVPSLTVTYGARGNNPALLREGSPLFGCPHSRFVNDKVEVEGQVRAFRERHPDTRTLVLRFAPLLGPSLDNPATRLLSHSVVPTLLGFDPLWQAVHEEDAGRALHLALRAEAAGEFNIVGRGVLPLSGLIRQAGAQPLPLPGPLFRGALRALGVVGAGTLPVALLDYMHYSWVADGERAESALGFVPLHHVRDAASALRRSQS; encoded by the coding sequence ATGGAAGTGATCCGAGCAGGCAAGGGCCCGATGCGCATCGCGGTGACAGGCGCCAATGGCGACTACGGCAAGCTGCTCCTGCCGAGGCTGGAAGCGGACCCCGACGTGGAGAGCATCCTCGTGCTGGACACGAAGGAGCCCCAGGGGACGAGCAAGGTGGAGTTCCACCGCGTGGACCTCACGCGCTACGACGCGGAAGGCGAGCTGACGGACGCGCTCACCGAGCGCCCCGTGGACGCCCTCTTCCACCTGGCGTTCCTCTTCGGGCCCATCCTCAACGGTCCGCTGGCGCACGAGCTGGAAGTCATCGGCACCATGAACGTGCTGACGGCGGTGGGCCGCGCCCGGCTGCCACGGCTGGTGGTGCCGTCGCTCACGGTGACGTACGGCGCGCGGGGCAACAACCCGGCGCTCCTGCGCGAGGGCTCCCCGCTGTTCGGCTGTCCGCACAGCCGGTTCGTGAACGACAAGGTGGAGGTCGAAGGACAGGTGCGGGCCTTCCGCGAGCGGCACCCGGACACGCGCACGCTGGTGTTGCGCTTCGCACCCCTGCTCGGCCCCAGCCTGGACAATCCGGCGACGCGGTTGCTGTCGCACTCCGTGGTGCCCACGCTTCTGGGATTCGACCCGCTGTGGCAGGCCGTGCACGAGGAGGACGCGGGCCGGGCGCTGCACCTGGCGCTGCGGGCGGAGGCGGCCGGGGAATTCAACATCGTGGGGCGCGGGGTGTTGCCCCTGTCGGGGCTCATCCGCCAGGCGGGCGCGCAACCGCTCCCCCTGCCAGGGCCGTTGTTTCGTGGAGCACTTCGCGCGCTCGGGGTGGTGGGAGCGGGCACGTTGCCGGTGGCCCTGCTCGACTACATGCATTACTCCTGGGTCGCGGACGGGGAGCGCGCTGAGTCCGCGCTGGGGTTCGTGCCCCTTCACCATGTCAGGGACGCCGCCTCGGCGCTCAGAAGGAGCCAGTCATGA
- a CDS encoding lysophospholipid acyltransferase family protein, giving the protein MTKGVLGNDPFPKAAKKSAASKSAKGAKSAGKAKSAKGGASKSGAQAKAASKGGTQGAEAKQAAATPKTKTPAAKVHMFEARTNGHGTPKQEQDAREAEHAPLREPSTPGASSSEPRPSRPQVLADEVHGARPQERTVDRALTEAIASDAAEAAAKTAVDELFEGRKGPDRDIERVLATEIVAELAESAVRQVLDDANGSGPEREIATAVATQVAEATAGVAVDEVLDRHVNSPEERALSTAEDRDARDLDEDTGADEDADGVWTANAWQRDPKDVPPPEDTEEVWTADAWSRNPEGMAAPVDPDEDDLPGGVERVEEDGVSISVSIIEGAAPTDVEPEVELPDESHDELPPSRRPLSLVSDPGEQPFDEGPERDERAFDRPEEPAPATGFAGRAAGMFSLAREIAGQALASEGLGRAVGAMHGLMEAVRTSLGTGGGSRLDDYGKDAGLVENLQPVLDFLYEQYWRVSVEGVDQVPRGAAILVANHSGALPYDGLVMAQALVRERPDLLEARWLVEDQVFHAPMLGTLFNRLGAVRASPENALRLLDERRPLVVFPEGYQGASKPFAERYRLKRFGRGGFVKLALRTGAPIVPVAIVGAEETSPLLGRLPGGFLGFPSLPLTAPGPLPAKWTIRFGEPITMEDLAPEAADDLGEVQRLTELTRESIQSMLQALLRERRSVFAG; this is encoded by the coding sequence ATGACCAAGGGTGTCCTCGGGAATGATCCCTTCCCGAAGGCCGCGAAGAAGTCCGCGGCGTCGAAGTCCGCGAAGGGCGCGAAGTCCGCCGGCAAGGCGAAGAGCGCCAAGGGCGGCGCATCGAAGTCCGGCGCGCAGGCGAAGGCCGCTTCCAAGGGCGGCACCCAGGGCGCGGAGGCGAAGCAGGCCGCCGCGACGCCGAAGACGAAGACCCCCGCCGCCAAGGTGCACATGTTCGAGGCGCGCACGAACGGGCATGGAACGCCGAAGCAGGAACAGGACGCGCGCGAGGCCGAGCACGCCCCGCTGCGCGAGCCCTCCACGCCGGGCGCCTCCTCGTCGGAGCCCCGGCCGTCACGGCCACAGGTGCTCGCGGATGAGGTGCACGGCGCGCGCCCCCAGGAGCGCACGGTGGATCGCGCCCTGACGGAGGCCATCGCCTCGGACGCGGCGGAGGCCGCCGCGAAGACGGCCGTGGACGAACTGTTCGAAGGACGTAAGGGACCGGACCGGGACATCGAGCGCGTGCTCGCGACGGAGATTGTCGCGGAGCTGGCCGAGTCCGCGGTGCGGCAGGTCCTGGATGACGCCAACGGCAGCGGCCCCGAGCGGGAGATCGCCACCGCCGTCGCCACCCAGGTGGCCGAAGCCACCGCGGGCGTCGCCGTGGACGAGGTGCTGGACCGCCACGTCAACAGCCCCGAGGAGCGCGCCCTGTCCACCGCCGAGGACCGCGATGCGCGGGACCTCGACGAGGATACCGGAGCCGACGAGGACGCGGATGGGGTCTGGACCGCCAACGCCTGGCAGCGCGACCCGAAGGACGTCCCTCCTCCCGAGGACACCGAGGAGGTCTGGACCGCGGACGCGTGGAGCCGCAACCCGGAAGGCATGGCCGCTCCGGTCGATCCCGACGAGGACGACCTGCCTGGCGGCGTGGAGCGCGTCGAGGAGGACGGCGTGAGCATCTCCGTCTCCATCATCGAGGGCGCGGCCCCGACGGACGTGGAGCCGGAGGTGGAGCTGCCCGACGAGTCCCACGACGAGCTGCCTCCCAGCCGGCGCCCCCTGTCGCTCGTGAGCGACCCGGGTGAACAGCCTTTCGACGAAGGCCCGGAGCGGGACGAGCGCGCCTTCGACCGTCCGGAGGAGCCCGCCCCGGCAACGGGCTTCGCGGGCCGCGCGGCGGGCATGTTCTCACTGGCCAGGGAGATTGCCGGGCAGGCGCTCGCGAGCGAGGGCCTGGGCCGCGCCGTCGGTGCCATGCACGGCCTGATGGAGGCCGTGCGCACCAGCCTGGGCACCGGTGGCGGCAGCCGGCTGGATGACTACGGCAAGGACGCGGGGCTGGTGGAGAACCTCCAGCCCGTCCTGGACTTCCTCTACGAGCAGTACTGGCGCGTCTCCGTGGAGGGCGTGGATCAGGTGCCGCGCGGCGCCGCCATCCTCGTCGCCAACCACTCCGGCGCCCTGCCCTACGACGGCCTCGTGATGGCGCAGGCGCTCGTGCGCGAGCGTCCGGACCTGCTGGAGGCCCGCTGGCTCGTGGAGGATCAGGTGTTCCACGCGCCCATGCTCGGCACCCTCTTCAACCGCCTGGGCGCCGTGCGCGCGTCGCCGGAGAACGCGCTGCGGCTGCTCGACGAACGCCGGCCGCTCGTCGTCTTCCCGGAGGGCTACCAGGGCGCGAGCAAGCCGTTCGCGGAGCGCTACCGCCTCAAGCGCTTCGGCCGCGGCGGCTTCGTGAAGCTGGCCCTGCGCACCGGCGCGCCCATCGTGCCGGTGGCCATCGTCGGCGCGGAGGAGACGTCCCCGCTGCTGGGCCGCCTCCCCGGAGGCTTCCTCGGCTTCCCGTCGCTGCCGCTCACCGCGCCCGGCCCGCTGCCGGCCAAGTGGACCATCCGCTTCGGCGAGCCCATCACCATGGAGGACCTGGCGCCGGAGGCCGCGGACGACCTGGGCGAGGTGCAGCGGCTCACGGAGCTCACCCGCGAGTCCATCCAGAGCATGCTCCAGGCCCTGCTGCGCGAGCGCCGCTCGGTGTTCGCGGGCTGA